From a single Actinomycetota bacterium genomic region:
- a CDS encoding MFS transporter has product MSGDGAQTRPSPGLRRMLAPLALAQFICSFAGSNMNVMINDISKDLNTTVQGVQTAITLFLLVMAALMIPGGKLTDRWGRKRCFTLGLTLYAIGALTSAIAPGLGVLVLGNSILEGVGTALLIPPVYILTTMLFPDLTSRARAFGVISGMGGIGAAAGPLIGGLITTAISWRAAFVFQALIVVTIALL; this is encoded by the coding sequence ATGAGCGGCGACGGTGCTCAGACGCGACCGTCGCCGGGCTTGCGGAGGATGCTCGCGCCGCTCGCGCTCGCACAGTTCATCTGCAGCTTCGCCGGCTCGAACATGAACGTGATGATCAACGACATCAGCAAGGACCTCAACACGACCGTGCAGGGCGTTCAGACCGCGATCACGCTCTTCTTGCTGGTCATGGCGGCGTTGATGATCCCCGGAGGCAAGCTGACGGACCGGTGGGGCCGCAAACGGTGCTTCACCCTCGGGCTCACGCTGTACGCCATCGGCGCGCTGACGAGTGCGATCGCCCCCGGTCTCGGAGTGCTCGTTCTCGGCAACTCGATCTTGGAAGGGGTCGGGACCGCCCTCTTGATCCCGCCCGTGTACATCCTCACCACGATGCTCTTCCCCGACCTCACATCGCGTGCGCGGGCATTCGGCGTGATCAGCGGGATGGGAGGAATCGGGGCAGCCGCGGGGCCCTTGATTGGGGGACTGATCACGACGGCGATCAGCTGGCGCGCCGCGTTCGTCTTCCAAGCGCTGATCGTCGTCACAATAGCCTTGCTCG